Proteins found in one Gadus macrocephalus chromosome 23, ASM3116895v1 genomic segment:
- the LOC132452828 gene encoding protein disulfide-isomerase TMX3-like isoform X2, translating to MAQVTASLLCGAVVALLSSAVLAVVEDLDQTFKDTRMNDIWLVDFYAPWCGYCKKLEPVWADVGAELKASGSPVRVGKMDATAYSGMSSEFGVRGYPTIKLLKGELAYNYKGPRTKDDIVEFTNRVSGPAVRPLPSKQMFEHMLKRHDVLFVYVGGESPLKEKYIDVATELIVYTYFFSASEEALPESMALPEIPSVAVFKDGSYFTYDEYEDGSLSSWINKERFQGYLQIDGFTLYELGETGKLVAIAVIDDKDPSDECIRLKSLIQMVAKDYRQHFNRDFQFGHMDGSDYINSLIMGEVKVPSVIILNTSNEQYFLPDGPTETLEDLVSFITGVLNGSVQAYGGDGIVQRVKRIAFDARSTIMSVFRSSPVLGCFLFGLPLGVISLMCYGICTADSDPDAGDMELMKREGFTDEEEEEEEEDEEQRRTAQIEGPENDEEEEEGEDEEEEKAPEQKKTD from the exons ATGGCTCAAGTCACAGCTTCTCTTCTTTGCGGAG CCGTCGTCGCCCTGCTGAGTTCAGCGGTGCTGGCGGTGGTCGAAGACCTGGATCAGAC ATTTAAAGACACCCGCATGAATGATATCTGGCTGGTCGAT ttctACGCGCCATGGTGCGGCTACTGTAAGAAGCTGGAGCCCGTCTGGGCCGACGTGGGGGCTGAGCTCAAGGCCTCCGGGTCACCGGTCCGCGTGGGCAAGATGGACGCCACGGCCTACTCTG GCATGTCTTCTGAGTTCGGGGTTCGTGGATACCCCACGATCAAGCT ACTAAAGGGGGAGCTTGCCTATAACTACAAGGGACCCCGGACAAAAGATGACATTGTTGAGTTCACCAACAGGGTATCAGG gCCAGCCGTGCGGCCTCTTCCCAGCAAGCAGATGTTTGAACACATGTTGAAACGACATGACGTGCTCTTTGTGTACGTGGGCGGAGAATCCCCGCTAAAA GAGAAATACATTGACGTTGCCACCGAGCTCATCGTGTACACCTACTTCTTCTCCGCCTCTGAAGAGGCCTTGCCAGAG TCGATGGCCCTACCGGAGATCCCCTCTGTGGCGGTGTTCAAAGACGGCTCCTACTTCACGTACGATG AGTATGAGGACGGCAGCCTGTCCTCCTGGATAAACAAAGAGCGTTTCCAAGGTTACCTGCAGATTGACGGCTTCACTCTGTATGAGCTGGGGGAAACAG GTAAATTGGTGGCCATCGCCGTCATCGATGACAAGGATCCGTCGGATGAGTGCATCAG ATTGAAGTCGCTCATCCAGATGGTTGCGAAGGACTACAGGCAACACTTTAACAG GGACTTCCAGTTTGGACACATGGACGGAAGCGACTACATCAACAGCCTTATCATGGG tgagGTGAAGGTCCCCTCGGTCAtcatcctcaacacgtccaacgAGCAGTACTTCCTGCCGGACGGACCCACGGAGACCCTGGAGGATTTGGTCAGCTTCATCACCGGCGTCCTCAACGGCTCCGTCCAG GCGTACGGAGGGGATGGGATCGTCCAGAGGGTGAAGCGTATTGCGTTCGACGCCAGGTCCACCATCATG tCGGTGTTCCGCAGCTCCCCGGTGCTGGGCTGCTTCCTGTTCGGCCTGCCGCTGGGCGTCATCAGCCTCATGTGCTACGGCATCTGCACCGCCGACTCGGACCCCGACGCCGGCGACATGGAGCTCATGAAGAGGGAGGGCTTCaccgacgaagaggaggaggaggaggaggaggacgaagagcaACGCCGGACGGCCCAGATCgagggccccgagaacgacgaagaggaggaggagggggaagacgaagaggaggagaaggccccCGAGCAAAAGAAGACGGATTGA
- the LOC132452828 gene encoding protein disulfide-isomerase TMX3-like isoform X1: protein MVLIAITHNLCFMSSLSAAVVALLSSAVLAVVEDLDQTFKDTRMNDIWLVDFYAPWCGYCKKLEPVWADVGAELKASGSPVRVGKMDATAYSGMSSEFGVRGYPTIKLLKGELAYNYKGPRTKDDIVEFTNRVSGPAVRPLPSKQMFEHMLKRHDVLFVYVGGESPLKEKYIDVATELIVYTYFFSASEEALPESMALPEIPSVAVFKDGSYFTYDEYEDGSLSSWINKERFQGYLQIDGFTLYELGETGKLVAIAVIDDKDPSDECIRLKSLIQMVAKDYRQHFNRDFQFGHMDGSDYINSLIMGEVKVPSVIILNTSNEQYFLPDGPTETLEDLVSFITGVLNGSVQAYGGDGIVQRVKRIAFDARSTIMSVFRSSPVLGCFLFGLPLGVISLMCYGICTADSDPDAGDMELMKREGFTDEEEEEEEEDEEQRRTAQIEGPENDEEEEEGEDEEEEKAPEQKKTD from the exons ATGGTGTTGATTGCAATAACCCATAACCTGTGCTTCATGTCGTCGCTCTCTGCAGCCGTCGTCGCCCTGCTGAGTTCAGCGGTGCTGGCGGTGGTCGAAGACCTGGATCAGAC ATTTAAAGACACCCGCATGAATGATATCTGGCTGGTCGAT ttctACGCGCCATGGTGCGGCTACTGTAAGAAGCTGGAGCCCGTCTGGGCCGACGTGGGGGCTGAGCTCAAGGCCTCCGGGTCACCGGTCCGCGTGGGCAAGATGGACGCCACGGCCTACTCTG GCATGTCTTCTGAGTTCGGGGTTCGTGGATACCCCACGATCAAGCT ACTAAAGGGGGAGCTTGCCTATAACTACAAGGGACCCCGGACAAAAGATGACATTGTTGAGTTCACCAACAGGGTATCAGG gCCAGCCGTGCGGCCTCTTCCCAGCAAGCAGATGTTTGAACACATGTTGAAACGACATGACGTGCTCTTTGTGTACGTGGGCGGAGAATCCCCGCTAAAA GAGAAATACATTGACGTTGCCACCGAGCTCATCGTGTACACCTACTTCTTCTCCGCCTCTGAAGAGGCCTTGCCAGAG TCGATGGCCCTACCGGAGATCCCCTCTGTGGCGGTGTTCAAAGACGGCTCCTACTTCACGTACGATG AGTATGAGGACGGCAGCCTGTCCTCCTGGATAAACAAAGAGCGTTTCCAAGGTTACCTGCAGATTGACGGCTTCACTCTGTATGAGCTGGGGGAAACAG GTAAATTGGTGGCCATCGCCGTCATCGATGACAAGGATCCGTCGGATGAGTGCATCAG ATTGAAGTCGCTCATCCAGATGGTTGCGAAGGACTACAGGCAACACTTTAACAG GGACTTCCAGTTTGGACACATGGACGGAAGCGACTACATCAACAGCCTTATCATGGG tgagGTGAAGGTCCCCTCGGTCAtcatcctcaacacgtccaacgAGCAGTACTTCCTGCCGGACGGACCCACGGAGACCCTGGAGGATTTGGTCAGCTTCATCACCGGCGTCCTCAACGGCTCCGTCCAG GCGTACGGAGGGGATGGGATCGTCCAGAGGGTGAAGCGTATTGCGTTCGACGCCAGGTCCACCATCATG tCGGTGTTCCGCAGCTCCCCGGTGCTGGGCTGCTTCCTGTTCGGCCTGCCGCTGGGCGTCATCAGCCTCATGTGCTACGGCATCTGCACCGCCGACTCGGACCCCGACGCCGGCGACATGGAGCTCATGAAGAGGGAGGGCTTCaccgacgaagaggaggaggaggaggaggaggacgaagagcaACGCCGGACGGCCCAGATCgagggccccgagaacgacgaagaggaggaggagggggaagacgaagaggaggagaaggccccCGAGCAAAAGAAGACGGATTGA